In Notamacropus eugenii isolate mMacEug1 chromosome 1, mMacEug1.pri_v2, whole genome shotgun sequence, one genomic interval encodes:
- the SPATA24 gene encoding spermatogenesis-associated protein 24 isoform X2, protein MPTGASFPNVLCTSGYLELSVTRSMAIQEEKFVSKEEYEAVVKKLEEEKAAHAQTKGLLAKETEKLQFALGEVEVLSKQLEREKQAFEKALSSVKNKVLTESTKKDKLITKCNEIESHIIKQEDILNGKENEIKELQNVISHQKQIFRHQISDIRIQKQQENYMAQVLDRKQKKAGGLLSTRGFKGLGDK, encoded by the exons ATGCCCACCGGGGCCTCGTTCCCCAACGTGCTGTGCACCTCCGGGTACCTGGAGCTGTCCGTCACCCGCTCA ATGGCCATCCAGGAAGAGAAATTTGTGAGTAAAGAAGAGTACGAGGCCGTGGTGAAGAAGTTGGAG GAGGAAAAGGCAGCCCATGCCCAGACCAAGGGCCTGTTGgctaaagagacagagaaactgcAATTTGCTCTTGGAGAGGTGGAGGTGCTATCCAAGCaattggagagagagaagcaggcttTTGAAAAGGC GCTATCCAGTGTCAAGAACAAAGTTCTGACAGAGTCCACCAAGAAGGACAAGCTTATCACCAAGTGCAATG AAATTGAGTCTCACATTATAAAGCAAGAAGATATTcttaatgggaaagaaaatgaaattaaggaacTACAGAATGTCATCAGTCACCAGAAACAGATCTTCAG GCATCAGATATCGGACATCCGGATCCAAAAGCAGCAAGAGAATTACATGGCCCAAGTGCTGGACAGGAAGCAAAAGAAGGCAGGCGGGCTGCTCTCTACCAGGGGCTTTAAGGGACTTGGAGACAAATAA
- the SPATA24 gene encoding spermatogenesis-associated protein 24 isoform X4, with product MAIQEEKFVSKEEYEAVVKKLEEEKAAHAQTKGLLAKETEKLQFALGEVEVLSKQLEREKQAFEKALSSVKNKVLTESTKKDKLITKCNEIESHIIKQEDILNGKENEIKELQNVISHQKQIFRHQISDIRIQKQQENYMAQVLDRKQKKAGGLLSTRGFKGLGDK from the exons ATGGCCATCCAGGAAGAGAAATTTGTGAGTAAAGAAGAGTACGAGGCCGTGGTGAAGAAGTTGGAG GAGGAAAAGGCAGCCCATGCCCAGACCAAGGGCCTGTTGgctaaagagacagagaaactgcAATTTGCTCTTGGAGAGGTGGAGGTGCTATCCAAGCaattggagagagagaagcaggcttTTGAAAAGGC GCTATCCAGTGTCAAGAACAAAGTTCTGACAGAGTCCACCAAGAAGGACAAGCTTATCACCAAGTGCAATG AAATTGAGTCTCACATTATAAAGCAAGAAGATATTcttaatgggaaagaaaatgaaattaaggaacTACAGAATGTCATCAGTCACCAGAAACAGATCTTCAG GCATCAGATATCGGACATCCGGATCCAAAAGCAGCAAGAGAATTACATGGCCCAAGTGCTGGACAGGAAGCAAAAGAAGGCAGGCGGGCTGCTCTCTACCAGGGGCTTTAAGGGACTTGGAGACAAATAA
- the SPATA24 gene encoding spermatogenesis-associated protein 24 isoform X3: MDPPLWHCGKGPTQRPKMAIQEEKFVSKEEYEAVVKKLEEEKAAHAQTKGLLAKETEKLQFALGEVEVLSKQLEREKQAFEKALSSVKNKVLTESTKKDKLITKCNEIESHIIKQEDILNGKENEIKELQNVISHQKQIFRHQISDIRIQKQQENYMAQVLDRKQKKAGGLLSTRGFKGLGDK; the protein is encoded by the exons ATGGCCATCCAGGAAGAGAAATTTGTGAGTAAAGAAGAGTACGAGGCCGTGGTGAAGAAGTTGGAG GAGGAAAAGGCAGCCCATGCCCAGACCAAGGGCCTGTTGgctaaagagacagagaaactgcAATTTGCTCTTGGAGAGGTGGAGGTGCTATCCAAGCaattggagagagagaagcaggcttTTGAAAAGGC GCTATCCAGTGTCAAGAACAAAGTTCTGACAGAGTCCACCAAGAAGGACAAGCTTATCACCAAGTGCAATG AAATTGAGTCTCACATTATAAAGCAAGAAGATATTcttaatgggaaagaaaatgaaattaaggaacTACAGAATGTCATCAGTCACCAGAAACAGATCTTCAG GCATCAGATATCGGACATCCGGATCCAAAAGCAGCAAGAGAATTACATGGCCCAAGTGCTGGACAGGAAGCAAAAGAAGGCAGGCGGGCTGCTCTCTACCAGGGGCTTTAAGGGACTTGGAGACAAATAA